In Mycoplasmopsis maculosa, one genomic interval encodes:
- a CDS encoding discoidin domain-containing protein has product MKIKTTLLLSSFALPFCAVISCSYEDNLEKPTPEPNKPNDDKKVVYEKNNKFVNIINTGTDNTVFGTNLKGLSPEQYKFSFTPIFKVFKGEKFNYSELPDNIKVMSEDGKVNWFKTDWNIQKESDLILEDTVIEGKIKVSEKFINIKAVILISDKPIIKDNEYKNRNDGLTIDLSKSTKYNSNILYKLIDKNGNYFDSPSRWDNWEAFAKEQDDNYFVFKYAVDTKISKVSIIFWRFAERGNSSGILPKEIRIQYSNDGLNWINVENQDKITDLDLGPMEAYSDRFNNISKPKNIKFDEIQTQWVRIYWVPKANENGEKHIIGVSDIQFSGLDFKESVIVNTSNVIKQIKYGENTYEIDESKKSYTFKVNDFKETFSLKADASYIDNYLYFESSNTKKYKVIVYNDNSESNIYDFEFKK; this is encoded by the coding sequence ATGAAAATAAAAACAACTTTATTGTTATCTTCTTTTGCGTTACCTTTTTGCGCAGTTATTTCATGCTCATATGAAGATAATTTAGAAAAACCAACACCAGAACCTAATAAACCAAATGATGATAAAAAAGTAGTCTATGAAAAGAATAATAAATTTGTTAACATAATAAATACAGGAACTGATAATACTGTATTTGGAACAAATTTAAAAGGTTTATCACCGGAACAATATAAGTTTTCTTTTACCCCTATATTTAAGGTTTTTAAAGGTGAAAAGTTTAATTATAGTGAACTACCAGATAACATCAAAGTTATGTCTGAAGACGGAAAAGTTAATTGATTTAAAACTGATTGAAACATTCAAAAAGAAAGTGATTTGATATTAGAAGACACCGTAATAGAAGGTAAAATAAAAGTAAGTGAAAAATTTATTAATATAAAAGCTGTAATATTAATAAGTGATAAGCCTATAATAAAAGATAATGAATATAAAAATAGAAATGATGGATTAACTATAGATTTATCTAAAAGTACAAAGTATAATTCTAATATTTTATATAAACTTATAGATAAAAATGGAAATTATTTTGATTCGCCTTCTAGATGAGATAATTGAGAAGCATTTGCAAAAGAACAAGATGACAATTATTTTGTTTTTAAATATGCTGTAGACACTAAAATTTCTAAAGTATCAATAATTTTTTGAAGATTTGCTGAGAGAGGTAATTCTTCAGGTATTTTGCCAAAAGAAATACGCATTCAATATTCTAATGATGGATTAAATTGAATTAATGTAGAAAATCAAGATAAAATAACAGATTTAGATTTAGGTCCTATGGAAGCATATTCTGATAGGTTTAATAATATTTCAAAACCTAAAAATATTAAATTTGATGAAATACAAACTCAATGAGTTAGAATTTATTGAGTTCCCAAAGCTAATGAAAATGGAGAAAAACATATAATTGGTGTAAGTGATATTCAATTTAGTGGATTAGATTTTAAAGAGTCAGTTATAGTTAATACTTCTAATGTTATAAAACAGATAAAATATGGCGAAAATACTTATGAAATAGATGAATCCAAAAAATCATATACTTTTAAAGTTAATGATTTTAAGGAGACTTTCTCATTGAAGGCAGATGCTTCTTATATTGATAATTATTTATATTTTGAAAGCTCAAATACAAAAAAATATAAAGTTATAGTTTATAATGATAATTCTGAAAGTAACATATATGATTTTGAATTTAAAAAATAA